Genomic segment of Acidimicrobiia bacterium:
GCCCATGCCGGAGAGGAGCACCTTGACGCCGGCATCGCGCGCCGCGCTGCAGATGAGCAGAGTGTTGATGGCCGCCGGATCACCGATGGGCTCGTCGAGGATGTCCACCATGGTGGGCAACAGCTCGACGATGTCGGGAGCGATCTCGATCTCGTGGAGGTCGATGTCGTACTGCGCCGCGACTCTGCGCGCGTAGACGGCGTCGTCGGGCATCGCCTCACGACGTTGGTCGTCGGAACGGAACGTGATCGTGTAGGCATCGACGCTCGACTCGCGGCGCCTCGCCAACACGGTCACGATGCTCGAGTCGAGGCCCCCGCTGAGGAAGCTCGACACCGGGACGTCACTCACGAGATGCGCGGCGACCGACTCCTCGATGACGGGACGAAGATCCACCGCCGGTCCCTGGGCCGCTTCGGCGGCGACGTCGGTGACGTTCCAGTAGCGACGAACCCGAGATTCCCGGTCGGGGCGGAACTCGGCCCACGATCCGGGTGGAAGCTTCCGCACGTCGCGGATGGCACACCGCTGGTCCGGGACCCAGTAGTACAGCAGCGATGCCACGAGGGCGCCGGGATCGACCGAGAGGTCCGGGCCGAGCGCCGCGACGAGCGCCTTGAGCTCGGACGCGAAGACCATGCCGCCGCTGCGCTCGAGAAAGTACAGCGGCTTGATCCCGAGCTGGTCCCGCGCCAGGACCATGTGCCCGGTTGCGTCATCGAGCAGGGCAAACGCGAACATGCCCCGGAAGCGATCGAGAGCTCGGTGACCCCAGCGCCGCCAGGCCTCGAGCACCACCTCGGTGTCGGATGCCGTCGTGAAGGACACCCCGCAACTCGCCAACTCGCGTTTGAGCTGGCGGTAGTTGTAGAGCTCGCCGTTGTAGACGAGGGTGAGGCCACCCTTGGAAAAGGGCTGGTTCGCGGCAGCGCTCAGGTCGATGATCGAGAGTCGGCGATGGGCCAGACAGGTGTCGGACGTGCCTTCGGAGCGGTGCAACCCGGCTGCGTCGGGACCTCGGTGCGCAAGGTGTTCGCTCATCAACTGAACGACGGCCGCACCGCCCGGCCACCGGTAGCTTCCGGCGATTCCGCACATGTCAGGCCGTCAGCTCGCGGCGACGGTCGAGCGGTTCGATCGTCGTGCTGGTCTGCTCATGGCCGAGCAGCGTGTCGTAGACGCGTACATAGGCTTCGGCCTGGTGGTTCCAGGCAAGCTCGTCCACGATCCGAGCTCGGCCGAACGCCCCCATCGTCTTGCGTCGCGGCTCGTCGTCGAGCAGCGCAACGATCGATTCGGCATAGCTGCCGACTTTGTTCGGCTGTGCGTAGACCGCCGCAGCCCGAGCCGACACTCGGGTCTCCCGTAGGTCGAACGCAACCACCGGCAGACCGAACGCCATGTACTCCATCGTCTTGTTCATCGTCGAGACGTCGTTGAGCGCATTCTTCGGGTCGGGAGAGAGGCCTATTTCAGCGGTGGAGAGGACGTCGGCAACGACATCGTCGGGTACTCGGCCGGTGAGCTGGACGTAGTCCTGCAGCGCGAGGTCGGCGCGGAGCCGCACCAGATCGTCGAAGCAATCGCCAGACCCCATCAACGTGAAACTGATGTCTTCCCGACCCCATGTGTGCACGATGACATCGGCGGCACGGATCACGATGTCGACACCATCCTGGGGACCCATCACACCGATGTACGCGACGAGGAACCGTCGTCCACGCTTGAGATCCGGCTTCGCGGCCCGCCGTCGCAGTTGGTCTGCGTTCGGGCCCGTCCGCACGATCGTGACCTCGGAAGCGTCCTTCCCGCCACGAGCGATGGCAATCTCACGGTACGAGGCGTTGGTGGCGATGACATGGTCGGCGGTGTGATGCGTGCAGCGCTCCAGCAGCCGGAGACCCCAGTACAGCGAACGCGAACCGCCCGGGAAGCGGGACTCGTACAGCTCCGGGCACAGGTCGTGATGGTCGAAGACGAAGCGGGTGCCACCGACCAACCGGAAGAAGATCCCGAGTGGCCAGAAGATGTCGGGCGGATTGCACGTCTGGAGCGCGTCGAAGCGCCGTGCGCGCCACCTACGGAGCACCAGACGCGCGGTCATCGCGAACGAATACGCGTATTCGCCGACGAACCCGGCCGCCCCGGAGGACCAGGTGCGAGCGGGATACTTGTAGAGGGCCACGCCGTCGATCACGTCGAACGACGGATCACCGGGTCCCTTCGGACAGACGACGGCAACGTCGTAACCGGCCGCAGCGAGGGCCCGACACTCGAGCCACACCCGGCGGTCGAACGGCACCGGCAAGTTCTGGACGATGATCAGAACGCTCCGCCTTGCCCGGGGTCTTCGGGCTCGGCGAGCGCGCCGTCGACGGCCGCTCGGCAGGCTCGAGAGTCCAGGGGTTGTGCGAGACAAGCTGCGACCTCTTGGTCCTCGTCGCGCCGGCTCGGTCAGTGCCCGGGGTAGCGCGTGCTCACTGTCAGGAGTCACCGCACGCTCGTCAGATACCTCGATCCGGGAGCCGGCGTCCCCGACGACCTCGGTCCCGGTCCTCGACCGGCGCCAGGGGATCGTGGCGACCACCGCCACCCAGGCGGATCCGAGCACGATGCTGACGACGACATCGCTCAGTACGTGGTCGAGGAGCAGGAGTCGTGCGCACGCGACCGCGACGGCGATCGAGCCGAGTCCCGTCGCCATCGCCAGTCGCGGGGCGCGGGGAAGCGCCGAACGAACGACGAGCACGACGAGCAATCCGAAGACGGTCACGGCGAGCAGCACGTGACCCGACGGGAAGCCCTTGGCCGGTCCGTACGCCTGGGGCCGAGTCACGAAGAGGCGCACCGCAACGGTGAGCAGGGCAGCGCCGAGGAACGCGCTGCAGCACTGCACGAGCGGTGCGACGGAACGTGATGCCCACGCGAAGCAGGCACCGGCAGCCAGAGCGACGATCGCCGTGACCGGGAGGCTGCCGCACCAGCTGATCGCGTTCAGCGAGGACTCATCGAGCGATGCGAAGTGTGAGGAGATGAAGTGCGTCGTCGGCGAATCGACATCACGGCTCGTCGCTGCACCCAGCGGGCCGGTGACGAGGACGCCGGTGACCACGCCGCCCGTGAGCAGCACCGCAAACAGAGCGGCCAGACGTCCGAGGAACCGCCGGGCGGGCATCAGAGCCCCACCCATTCTGTGTGGACCGCGAGTGCTCCCGGCCTGCTCGGCACGATGCGCAGGCGCACCGGAGCCTTGGGCACCTCAGGCGACTGGAACCCCCCGTGTGGCAACACGCGCACGCGCAGGGGCGGTTGGCCCGGGCGCTGCAAGAAGATCGCCTCCGGCCGGGTTGCGGTCAGCACCTGTCCGGCGAGCACGAAGCCATTGGGCGTGGCCGCGCACATCACGAGCACTCCGAGCCCCGGCCCCACGAACAGGAGGTGTCGGTTCGACAGGTCGACATCCTCGTCAGTCGTGTCCCCGCTCAGCAGCGAATCGAAGACCAAGAGGAGGAGTTCGTCGCCAGGAGCCCGCTCGTCGAACGCGCGGCGTGCGTCATCGAGCACCCAGCGGGGGGGTGCCTCGCGGTCGTTCAGGGGCCAGTCCCTCAGTTCGGGGGACACCACTGCACCCCGGCGTTCGCGACACCTGAAGGGTCGTGGACAACACGCGGCGCGGACCGCGTCGATCGGTTACGAAGGCTCTCTCCCTGCGATGCCCGCGCTCGTTGCATCGAACATCAAGAGGGTCCTTCCTCGAGAAAGATACCCGAACTCGTAGCGAGCCGGCGGAGGTGCTCGAGGCATCGCGCACGCGTCGGCCCGATACTGCCGATCGGCATCTCCAGCGCCTGCGCGAGATCCCGGTAGCTCAGGGCCTCTTCGCCGATCAGGAGCCGTAGGATCAGCTGACAGCGTACGGGCAGTCGGTTGAACACAGCCCACACCTGCCCATCACGTTCATCGGTCAGTAGCCGGGTGTCGGCTGATACATCGTCCACCGAGCCGACGCTGAAGACTGCCTCGTCGCTACTCGGGATCGTTCGCTTGGCCATGCGCAACACGCGGAGCGACTCGTTCCGCGCCGTTGTCGCCAACCAGGCGCCGACGCGGTCGGGCTGCTCGATGCGACCCAGGTGCTCGACCAGGCGGAGCCACGTGGTCTGCGAGACATCGGCAGCGTCGGCCGCACTGAGCCGATGGCTTCGCGCGACCGCCCAGACCATGCCGGCAAAGCGCTCGACGAGCTCGTTCCACGCGTCGACGTCACCGTTGGCGGCGGCCGTGACGAGCTCGGCAACCGGCCATACGTCAGGCACGCGCGACTGTAAGGATTCCCCGCCCATTCTCCGCCCCTCCACAAGAACCTGATTTCGGTCTCTGCCCCACCCGTTAGGTTGCTACATCCGACGACTTCTCCACAACTTCTCCACCGGTTTGTCCCCAGACCGGACCCCAGTTCCTGCCCGAGGAGCCAGAGTCGCTGTATCTCTCGGCGCCGCCCAGGCTCTGATGGACGTGCGGACTTCTGGGGTACCGAGGCCGCGCGCGTCCCACTCCCCGGAGGTCGGGTGCTCGCGAGAGGGGGTGATGCGATGACCGACGGCGCGGTCGACGCGCGGGGCGCTCTCCGCGCCATCGGGCGACGCTGGCGCGTCGTCGTCGCGCTGACGGCGCTCGGAGCGGTTGTCGGACTCGTCTACGCCCCTTCGCGCCCCAGCTGGCAGACGGCGCGATCGCTCGTGCTGCTCCCCCCGACAGCATCGGCTTCCAGCGGCCGGCCGGCGCGCGACGTCGACACCCAGGTGCTGATCGCCTCGAGCGCTCCCGTACTGGCCGGGGCCGCCCGCGCGATCAACACGCCGCTGAACTTCAAGGCGCAGGTGGACGTCTCCGCGTTGACCACCGATATTCTCGCCATTCGGGCGCGGGCGCATTCGTCAAAGGACGCCATTGCGCTCGCCAACGCCGTCGCGCACAGCTACGTGGACTACTCGACGGGAGCGCTCTCCGATGACGCCAGGGCCGCGGTCGGCGCGCTCCAGGACAAAGCGGCGCAGTTGCGAGCCAAATCCGATGATCTGGAAGCGCAGATCGCGGACCACACGGCGCGATTGGCGCCGGTCCAGCCCGGAACACCCGACGCCGTCAGCGAGAGCGCCGTCCTGGCGAGGTTGCAGGCTCGTCTGACCGACACCGCGCAACAAGTCGACGGGGTGAACGCTCGAATCGGTGACACCGAACTCGGGAGCGCACTTGCGAA
This window contains:
- a CDS encoding sigma-70 family RNA polymerase sigma factor yields the protein MPDVWPVAELVTAAANGDVDAWNELVERFAGMVWAVARSHRLSAADAADVSQTTWLRLVEHLGRIEQPDRVGAWLATTARNESLRVLRMAKRTIPSSDEAVFSVGSVDDVSADTRLLTDERDGQVWAVFNRLPVRCQLILRLLIGEEALSYRDLAQALEMPIGSIGPTRARCLEHLRRLATSSGIFLEEGPS
- the asnB gene encoding asparagine synthase (glutamine-hydrolyzing); its protein translation is MCGIAGSYRWPGGAAVVQLMSEHLAHRGPDAAGLHRSEGTSDTCLAHRRLSIIDLSAAANQPFSKGGLTLVYNGELYNYRQLKRELASCGVSFTTASDTEVVLEAWRRWGHRALDRFRGMFAFALLDDATGHMVLARDQLGIKPLYFLERSGGMVFASELKALVAALGPDLSVDPGALVASLLYYWVPDQRCAIRDVRKLPPGSWAEFRPDRESRVRRYWNVTDVAAEAAQGPAVDLRPVIEESVAAHLVSDVPVSSFLSGGLDSSIVTVLARRRESSVDAYTITFRSDDQRREAMPDDAVYARRVAAQYDIDLHEIEIAPDIVELLPTMVDILDEPIGDPAAINTLLICSAARDAGVKVLLSGMGADELFGGYRKHLACVTASQYRRLPAPVRNRVVRPVVGHLPVAVGGKGLRGPRWAKRFLTFADLPEEAAFRRSYTLYDTQELMSLVGPDLLPYVGDVVAEHQAIYDDTTLPDHVNRMCLADTRMFLPGLNLAYTDRASMAASTEVRVPFVDVEVVRSAFSIPGADKVRNRRGKVALKEAASAWLPDDIIHRPKASFGAPIRAWISRDLREMVDDLVVSGDLVGAGYVERSGVQRLIQEERTGREDRAKQIWHLLTLELWYRHNRALGVRG
- a CDS encoding glycosyltransferase; the encoded protein is MPARRFLGRLAALFAVLLTGGVVTGVLVTGPLGAATSRDVDSPTTHFISSHFASLDESSLNAISWCGSLPVTAIVALAAGACFAWASRSVAPLVQCCSAFLGAALLTVAVRLFVTRPQAYGPAKGFPSGHVLLAVTVFGLLVVLVVRSALPRAPRLAMATGLGSIAVAVACARLLLLDHVLSDVVVSIVLGSAWVAVVATIPWRRSRTGTEVVGDAGSRIEVSDERAVTPDSEHALPRALTEPARRGPRGRSLSRTTPGLSSLPSGRRRRARRARRPRARRSVLIIVQNLPVPFDRRVWLECRALAAAGYDVAVVCPKGPGDPSFDVIDGVALYKYPARTWSSGAAGFVGEYAYSFAMTARLVLRRWRARRFDALQTCNPPDIFWPLGIFFRLVGGTRFVFDHHDLCPELYESRFPGGSRSLYWGLRLLERCTHHTADHVIATNASYREIAIARGGKDASEVTIVRTGPNADQLRRRAAKPDLKRGRRFLVAYIGVMGPQDGVDIVIRAADVIVHTWGREDISFTLMGSGDCFDDLVRLRADLALQDYVQLTGRVPDDVVADVLSTAEIGLSPDPKNALNDVSTMNKTMEYMAFGLPVVAFDLRETRVSARAAAVYAQPNKVGSYAESIVALLDDEPRRKTMGAFGRARIVDELAWNHQAEAYVRVYDTLLGHEQTSTTIEPLDRRRELTA